In Toxoplasma gondii ME49 chromosome V, whole genome shotgun sequence, the DNA window TGCGTGGTAGCAACAACGCTGGTGGCCAGGGTGAATCCCGACAGCCGGCCACCAGTGTCCCATTGGCGACAGATTACACGTTACGACGTTTGTGGAGTCATTGTGTTTCACCAACTTTCTCGTTTACGCCTGGTCGGCAATCTTGTCTCGAAAACCACTGTTTTTGTCCGCCGCTCGTCCACGGCTGTCGGCGAGAGCTCTGATTAACCTATGAGTTTGTCGAGGTATCAGTTGCAGCGCTGATACTCGCCACTCTCCCGCTGTTTCTGCTGTCTGAGTGTTTTGAACTGCTTTATCCACTCGTGCTGCAGCGCTTGCTCCGGGGTGATCCGTTGAAACGGGTCCCACTGGAGACATTCTGAAAAACAGCGCCATTGTGGcaaaatatacatacagatagGCCATGTAAGTTTGGGGTTTAGTTTAGCAAGGAGCCGTGCTACAGAGAACCACAACTCTGAACGCAAAGCATGTGATGTGATACTTGTAAAGTACGGTTCGGCTTTATGCGGTTGATTCATAACGAGCAGCTTGCTGGCCTGAACTGTGTCGgttttctcccgcctcttAGCGTCTACGCCAATTTGTCGGCGGAACATTTTCTGGTTGGAGAGAATTCTTTGTTGACTTTTTAGCGGTTAATGGTGCTCCTTGAAGAAACGAAGTTCCCGGTTGCAAACAAGTTGAACCGTATTTGTGAGCTGGTGATTTTCTTCCACAAATTCCAATACGGCTGCACAGGATCCAAATCTCCGTGTCCGCGTGTCGGTGTGTGCCAGCTTAATTTCTTACCTCGGATGAAATCGACGAAATGAACGTCGTCTGTCTGAAGCACAGTAGAAAGGTCTCTTGAGGACactcgccttttcttcccGTGCGAATTTGTATACGGCTTTGGATCGCCGTTGCTATCAAAAAAAATACGTCGTCTAGGAGATTTAGCAATAATGTACAGCGGAGGCGGCCCCAATATTTCCATTATACAACTGACCTGatctgtttcgttttcccccGCGAAAAGAGGATGTCCAGTTTGGAGTTCGGCCAGGATGCATCCAAGCGACCATATATCAATAGGACAGCCGTAACTCAATCCCAGCAGGACTTCGGGAGATCTGTAGAATCTCGACTGTATGTAGGAATAGGGCATCTCTCCCTCGGGACAGCTTGAACCAAAATCGATAACCTTTATGCTGGACTTCAGTTGATTCTTTAGAACAATGTTTTCCGGCTTCAAGTCGCAGTGAACTATCTGTTGCCGCTTCAAAAGGCGCAGAGCTTGTAGCAACTGTATACCGATGCTCCGTATCGCGAGCGATGATAAGCCTTTGAACGTATTTCGTTTGAGAAACTCGTACAAATTCATGTTCAGCAACTCGAAAGTGATGATCAAGTGATTCCTGAATATGAAATGCTCCTTCATATGGATGACGTTGCCTTTGTCATCCTTGTCGTTTTGAAGCAATTTTTGCAGGGTACGCACTTCCACGCACCCTTGGACATGGAAATGTTTCTTGTTCCGTACAATTTTCAGTGCCACGCAACCCCCAGTTTTGTGGTCGAACGCCCTAAAAACTTGACCGAAGGAGCCTCTCCCGAGGGCTGCAATCATCTCGAACCTGTAGTTCACGTGATCTCCCAAACTTGCAAGGTAGTCACCTCTACTGTCATCGAAGCCGTTGTTATGACAATCCTTTGCTTTTACGGAGTCCCCAGCAGGTGCTTTCCTGGACCTTCCCCAGTACCACACCTCGCGAAACTCAAgagcttctgttttctcgaaCTCTGTCAACCAGTCGCTGTGCTTCCGTACTAACTCCTCTCCGGTTATGGGTAGTTGCTTGTATCCGGTTCCACACTGATGCGGGTCTGGTTCCTCGTGGACGGCAAACGTTTTGCTGTTCCCGTGTACGTTTGTTCCAGTTGTCCTAGCGTTCAGTTTCCATACACACCAACTATCCGGTGCCACTTGAGACAAGCTTCTGCTCGTGTCATCTGCTGCAACACCGGAGGTTGAGTATCCAGGCACTCCCAGATTGGGCCAAGGTGCGCCTGTTTGTCGCTGTATGGTCTCCTGTGAATTGACGCACTCTGTTCTTTTCGAATTTTCCCGGCATGGCTTTTTATAGTGACAGTAAGGGTGCGCCTTGTATGAAAATGCTTGCTCTCGCTGGGCCTCGCTTCCAACAACACAACGCTCGCATCTGGAAAAGCCCACTCGGTGAGTAGTGTGCGCTTTGGCACTACAGCTGCGTCGAATACAAGGTGATTGCGGCGGAGTCTCGGATATTCCAAGAGGACTGGCGTTCTGCTCTCCCAAGGCGTtttcctgctgtctcggCGCACCACTATCAAGGCGAAGGATAGACGGCACCGATTGGCATGGTAGATGCCGGACAAACATTTGCTGCGGTGACGCCGAGAACCTGTTGTTTTCCATGAGTTTAGGACTCTTGGTAACCGAAACGTGTCTGATCCTTTGCTGTGAAGTGGTAAATCCTTTATCGCTTTGCCGGCTTGCTACTAGGGACACCCCCGGAGCTGCTGGCCTGATGCTAGAagcctctgtctcggtcTGTCTTCCCCGGCATACTAACGTTTCCGGGCTGTCGGCGCTGATGTTCCACTGAACAGTGGATATCACAGAACCACGAAATGcatctcctctctgctgccttgATCGACACAGTGTAACAATGTCTTTCTGACCACCTTTCATAAAGCCTTGTTCACAGCTGGATGACTCGTTGTCACTCCCACTGACCTCACGACAGCTGGTGTGTGGCATCTGGCTCAGGCTGTCTGATGATAATAGGTTGGACATCGCGGCCGtcgtcgaagaagacgaagagagtcTGCATCCGACAGCTGTGCTTACGTGCTCGGTGGCATCACGGCGAGGGTCCGGGAAAGATGATGCTCTAGCAGGCACCTCAGGCAACGGGGCAGACTTTGTCTGCGCCGTGGATGTTCGACGGAGGAGGGGTCTGAAACCTGCAGAACGGCAAGCGTCACATGCTGACTGCAGAGAGCCACCACAGAAATTTTTCCCCAGGTCCAGTAGTGAGTGCGGAGCTGAATCTCTGCGGTTCCGCTGAGATGTTTCCCCGCTGAGGGTGCAGGATGTCGATGCGTTGGAGATACACTTCGCGAAGCGTATACTGGTGGATGTACCGAGCGGCTTGAACGGTGAAAATGTGCAGCACGCGCTTCCTGCAGCAATGGAAAACTGAGGACAGCTAAAGGCACTTGCCGAGCCACATACTCCTGAAGTCGTTGTGGAAGGGGATGGCGCCTTATCAGTTCCTCTTGGTGTAAATTCCTCCGCAATTCCCGCTGATCCCTCACCATTTACTGGCATAAATGGGTCATGAGTCTGATCGTAATCCGGAGGACGTTGTGTTTCTGTCATGCCTGTAGCCACCTCGTCTTGAATATCAGCTCTAGCCTCATTTCTCTTGCCAGGTGCGGGTGAAGGTTCAGAACTATTCAACGCAGGTGTGTCACAGGAGACACGAAGCTTCCGCACACAATTCGAGCTCGAGAAACTGGGAAAGCCCTTCCAGCGGGCCACCGATTGCTGCGGCAGGTTTCTAGTGTCAAACTTAACAGAGGGACTGTTTTCATTCCAAGAGACGGACCTCTCAGCTTGCACCAGGGGAAAAGCGGCCGGGAAGAACTGTGTCTGATGTGCGTCTGCCTGAATATTTCTAAAGGTGTCATCAACcgggagaacagaagaggaagacctGCCCTGAGTGCTTGGGACGCGGGCAACCTGTCCCGCTTGCAGAGGGGGTGAATGTTCTGAACAGCGGTCGCCTTTGGAAGTCTCAGCCAAGTCTTGAAAATCCATCGAAAATTCAGAGCCACTGTAACCAGGAGCCTTTCTAGCGCTCAGCATGTATTGCGAGTGGGGGAAGACGACAGGATGCGGGATAATGTGcgcggaagacgcagagTTGTCGAACTCATCTACCCCCAGCATGGATGTAGAGAACTCTGGTGTATAGAATCCAGAGCAAGTGGCTGTTGTCTTTTCGCCACGGCCTGAGGATCCAATGAGGCTGTCCGGTGAGCTTCTGTAGTCTGCTGTCATCTTGACAATATATCATGACCGTCAGTTTTTTGTCTGACTCTGAACCACACTGGGGCACATCGCAAATTCCACCGCATCAAAGCCCTTTTTCTTACTTCTGTGCATCATCCCAGCTTCTGCTGCTGTTGGTATAGATCGCTTCAGAGTACTGTTAACACGCTGGTTCCGATGGATCTGAAATTACGATGGTTACAATTGCCCTGTTGCCTCTTATTGGAAACATTTATGTCCGATGTTTAATGGGGGGTCACATGGCCAAGCCCAGACTCAGGTGTTCGACCTCGAGGGCGTACTCCGGAGGTGACGATAGATGCGAAGGCCACAATCAAAGTAGAGCAGCTCCCAATATGGCAAAGAGAATTAGTCTCAAGGTCTCTCTTCCATGCTGTGCCCAGAAACTGCGATACGCTGTTCCAAGTGGTCCCAGTGATGTGCACCGACAGTTTTACAACTGGATTGGCCATACGTCCAGTACTTTTGGACGATCTTCTCAGCATTGAATTCTGGAAGCGGCTGACAGCAGCGATACCGAGAAATCCATCGCTAAACCGTACTTTACGCATGGTCCTCAAAGATGCTGTTGCGATACATCATACATCCCTCGTGTTCCCTAATAGGTCCACAGTAAGAGCCCGGAACACTACGGGGACGGTTCCTAACTATGACAGCAACGTACATCTGTGACTCGCGCGGAAACAGCTCAACGAGAACCCTACCACAGCCCGAATGACGAGGGATGTGGGACGTTTTCTACTTCTTCGCTCGGCTTTACAGACACAAGGACGTGCAAAGTTCACCTTTACAGCGGTGTGATGGCACACACAGAAATCCACGAGAGGTCCTGTCTACTTTATTCCGATGCACGGAGACGTCTCCTGATGAAAGGCTATAAAGGACGATATTCTTGTCGGTTGTAGCGACGAGGTTATCATCTGTCCAATAGTGAAAACACTGTTTGACACAGAAGGCGCATCACATGTTTTGTCACCTGAGTGCGATATATGCAGCTTGAACGATTATAACGCGTTTCTGAAAACGTGATGAAGTTCGGTGGGGGAGACGGGACACAAGAAAGTCGCAGGCGCAGCCCCGAACAGATGTATAACTACATCGCCTCTTCACATGTGATGTCAGCCCCACTCATGACTGGCTACAAGACCCAGCTAGTCGCGCAAAACAGCAAGGTACGGATTGGTACTAAGCTTAATTGAGTCATTTTGATTGTTGTCTGCCGCTTGAAGCCGAAAATGCACTGAGACAACTCATCGGCGCTGTAGCTACGCCAAGGGTTTTGACAACTAGACGGGAACGTGAGAGAGCTTGGAATTTTGTCCCCACGACAGATCCGATGTGGCGTATGACTGTTCCGCTCTCGATCCCGAGATGAACTCCAATGTCGTCGATAGATATGAAGCGCCCAACAGTAGCGGTAGCTGAACCTCATCCTAGTTTTGGAAGCGCAACAACTCTCCATCGTGTTAATACGTAGCGAACAGCAAAATGCGTGGAGCTCGTCCTTTTTCAACCGAAACAGGAGCCAGCCCTTCGACGGTCGTACTGCCTGTTGCACGAGGCGCCGGAGATATAGTAGCCAACTAACTCCATGTTGCTATCAGCGAACTGCGGCGGGTTTGTCCACCCTAGCTCATAAAGATTACCCGTGAGGTAGAGACAAGTGAACGCAAGTAGCTATCGTTTTGATTTCGGTGTGTCCCATACTATTGCTATGGCTTCAACGTGTAACCAAAAGTCCAACAGTCAGTGGTATTTTACGTGGTCACGCGTGGCAACAGCCCCACTACGCCACAGGCCAACTTTAAACATGAAAAAGTGTTTAGTCCATTCAACATATTTTGCCATGTCCATTAGTGTCCCAGGTCTTGGTGCGAAAGGAGTTTCATGCAGCACatgagaaacagagggaaacaGCCACTGTGGGCGGACATCCTTATCCGAGTTACTGTTCCGGTTGAATAAGGTGGTCCAGAAGCCGGAAGAACCCTCCCTTGGGGTGCCACCTTTCATTGGGGTTTGAATAGGCCCTAGGCTTGAAACCAGACGCTCTGAACGCGATGGATAGCCGGGAAAACCGCGACTCCGCCCGTGATGATCTCATATCTTCATTCATAGATCGTTCCTTTCAGTGTTTGAACAAACAATTTCTGGCGTGTTTCTGCGAGGCGGGCAGCTCTGAGTAATAAGGATACGTGTCACGCCGGCTCGTGTGGCTGAATGTGAGCACTTGATTGTGCCCTTTGCCGTTGCTTGCCTGCCTCCGGAGGAATAGAATTTGTTCTTTTACGGCTCACACATTGGAATAACACCAAACAGATCTGCCAAGCAGTCGGTTTCTCTTGCTGTGTAcgcgtgcatgtgtgtcgAGCGTCAGCGAATGGACATGTGAAGATACGGTAACACTGGCAGCTCCGGATACGAACTATGTCTGGTTTTTATGACCACGTGTCATTGTCTTTGTATGGTCACTGTCAACCATCACGCAAAACtgaggagacaaaaaggTTCCGCAACAAAGTGTCTCTTACGCGCTGCCATGTCTGTAGATGTTCAGTTACGTACCGAGCATAGGGGTGCGATGTGTTGCATCGCTGGTGGCCCGCCTTTTGCTAAAACAGTGCGGCAGGTGTCATGCCTAGAATATTGTTTTAGTGCATCTCGCGTGACTACGCTGAGAACGTTTGACTTGCAGTGTGCACTTCATTTCTACTCCACATCACGACAGGGACGACACGAAGTTTTGCGCTTTGTTGTTCGAAGGAGTCACCACGTCGGACACTGTGTCGTCGAGTGGCAGATGCTGACAAACCCGCCTCCTGCACACCGTCCACAACGTATCAGGATAATTAACACTGAGAGACGTAGTATTTATATGCAGTGAATGGTAGCCGTTGTGTTTAGATAACGCGTAGGCATTGAAATGGGACGGCCTCTATATCTCGGACACCACATCCGCTTCCGGGAAAGCCAACTGACAAAAAAACCGCTTTCACTCCTTGAGGGACTATTTGAGAGCAGGCGCTGCTGCAGGCGAACATCAAATGAGCTTCAACGGGTTGCATTCGCGTGTGAGATCTCAGTGTGAGCCAGATTCGTAGCTGTGATGTCGTAGTTCAGGCTATATATTTCATGAATCGGATGACGTCTGGAGTAGAGAGCATCACCTTTCTGCAGGCGCATTTACACTGAAGTGGCAAATTTGGGTGCCAGTCTCAGTTGTTACTCGTCTCTCCCATTTCTGCAAACCACCCTTACCATAAGATCTCTTGTTTACCTGTTTGCCTGTTTCCGAGCGATTGACGACGAATGAAGGGAAAGTAAGCAATATTCCCCTCCATGTTAACTCCCTTGCGAGAAAACCCGTAGATTACCCTCTTAGGGGGCCCCACAGGCATTGCTACAACTGTGGTTCCTGGAAATCACGAACCTTTATCAAAGAATTCAAGTCTCCTCATGGACGCGATGCACACTGATGTATACCTTGATGTTAATTTGTCTTATTGCTGTGCCGTCAATTCAATGTGGGATCACTCGGATTTTTCAAGGCGTCTCTGGATACAAAAATCTTATCGCAGTCAATTCAACGGCATTGCATCCTTGAGCACAAAGCCCGGCACGAGGCTTCGTGCGTTTGGGAACTGAAAAGCGTGGAAGTTCGCATGGTATCCTAATGATGTAAGATTTGCATGGGCCTGGTATTCGGAACCCTGACTCGATCTTCCTGGTCCACGGTACACACTCCTCCACAGAGGTTAGCGACATCGCCAAGGACACGCCTGAAACCCTGTAAAGATGACTAAAGTTCATTAACAACGTCCTTACACCCGACGCAGGAGGCTGTCGTACGAAAACAAGCATGCTTAAACCTGTTTCTGCAGGACTAGGAAATCCGTAATTATTACAGAGAATGTCCTCTTGCATGTGTCGTGTACCAGCTCGATCTTGGACGGAACTGCAGCAAGGTGACAACTGGGAAATCGCGGACATGATCCGGGACGATGTGTGAGTACAGTTGCGGTAGGCCATACGGTGTCGGAAAATGTATCGGCCGCCATTCTGCGTCAGCCACTCTACAATAAGCCAACCTCCTGGCTCAAATGGACAACGCCCGTCATAGTGATCTCCAGTGTGTAAACGGATTCTCTAATTCTGTATACATCATGAACCGACCGCTGAAAAAGGTGGCCTGTATCATTCTCCTCGGAAAAGGATATCTCTGCGCCGGTAGGGCTCAAGTGCTCGATGAATTCGGAGAGAATGCGTATAACGACGTCTACGAAGGAGGTAAGCCATGAATAAGCAAATCCGTGCCCCTGCTGACGGCGGTTGAAGGCATACTGCAAGCAGTGAAAGGCTGTCGGGGCCTTACCAGTTACTTTGATCAAGGTGTGGAAGCCGGTAGTGGCTGATGGAATGTTGACGACGTTATGTGTAGTCCACCAGCCCAGCAAATGTTATCATTTGGGGCGAGATTTATCAATCAGCTAACCTACCAGTGATTACAGAAGTCCAAGTGCGCTGAACGATTGGTTCCTCAAAACGATAAGATGGTCTCCAGCTTGATTTTCCGTCACTCCAGCTTTCACAACTGTCTTTAATTTCCTGCGGATGGCTTTAATATCTCAACAGTCGGAGAATGCGGATGTCCGACAGCAAGCAACTTCGACTTTGACAGCATCGTCTGCGGTCACTTTGGCCTAACATTTCCAAGCCAGTGCGCTCTAGAGTGTCATGCGAGGACAGCATCCGTAACTGTAGAAACAAAAGCGCGAAGGTGCCAAGGTACGACATGCTGAAGAGATTGCAAATGAGCGTGTTTTTGTGGGTGACAGTATTGTGCCTACCACTGCGGCCTGTGTCTCCCAAGTTCGAAGAATTATTCTCCGGAGTTTTCACGTGCCATCCTGCTGGAACAGATAGTTCACAGCAAACTAAGTGTTTTTCAGGCTGCATCAGAGAAGGCCTATACGGAGGCCGCTGGTGTACTTGCATGGGATTTTCCACTTTGGGTGCAGGCGTGCAGAACAAAGAGAACATTGTCTTTCAATCCTCCCTGGCAGACAGGAATCTCGTTTCAGCATGGTAGCACTGATATCAAAACAAAGCAGTAATACTTCCGGTCTCTCAAAAATTTCTGTCTTACGCGCTCCATCGTGCTCTTGTGTGGCTGACGCAACATTGCTGTCTTGCAGAATGTGACTGCCCACCAGACATCCACATCGTGTGTGGGCGGAACGGACAAGAGTATATCAACCCATGTTACGCAATGTGCGATGGCACAACAGTGGATGCGGCAGGGCATTGCGCAACTTTCCAGCTCCATGAGCTGCTGTAAGTATTTTCGGGGCGCCAATCGTATCACTGCAACACATCTGTGAGGACGATGTCACTTGACAGCTTCCATATTTGATTTGGAACCCTCATTTACTGAACACCGACCGATGGGCGCTCGACAGTGTAGTTGGAGCCGGCCGCTAAACCAGTTGGCCGCAGCGTAAACGAGAGCTCAACgcaacggagacgaggaagcaggaaTGCTTGGTTTATGGGGACCCAGTGTGATACCTCCCAAATGACTTCATCGCCAGCACCACACTAACCCGGCGAGGTGTATGCTCAAGGTGAAGACCTCCTGGTTAGGTGTCCGTTCCACTGGTTGAGTGTGACGCGACCGTACCCACCGGCCCCTTGTGGCTCAGTTGTGCGTTTACGACAATGGCTGCAGTTAATAGAACCAGCATATCGCTGTGCTGTGCCTCGAAGCATACTTTGAAGTGTAGGCATGGAAAAATTTGGCGACAcgtgggggggggggttgACCGGCAGGTGTCACAGTTTGAGTCCAGATGCAATTATTGATGGCATTGTACACGATAGTCAAAGTCATGGTTTCTTCTTGATGCGAAACACCCGCAGCCCCCCGTCATCAAGCAGCTACGAGATAATGAGGTGTGGTCCATGAGAACTGAGATAAACGGGGAGATATTATATGTGGCTATAAGAGTGGCTGGTTGATTCTTGCTCACCGGACACCGCATCGCTGAGGTAGCAAGAGAAGCCTCATGGCTTCGTAGATTCATAAACTCTCTCTGCGACAAGACACACATGCAACTTTAAGATTGAGCAAATGCTATCTGCCAGAAAACACAGGGAGCGACCAGAAGTCAGATTTCAGAAGGCACGCACCGCGCCACTCGACTAAGACACCCTAGTTCATTTACGCACCGTGGCGAAAAGCGTTTTCTGGACACCGGAAAAACTCCCTAGTACAGGAAAAACTTTCGACCGACTTAGCCAATCAGGTACGAGAGAAGTAAGCATGGTGCGCGCGAGGCGGAGAGCAGGACTTCGGACGCGCCCGTAGAGCTTGCTCGATCAGAAGATGCCACATCTAAACTGCTACGGTTGGTGTCGAGAAGATCTGTTTCACGTATCCGCTACATTCAGTCGGAATTGACAGCTCGTGGGTTTCCAAACcgcgccttctcctgcctcACACATAGTGACGATCTTAGTGCAGTTCGAGAGAGTTCCGAGAATTAGACGAGGTGTGTTACACTGTACCTCACATTCAGTGCGTATTATGGGTTGCATATTTACAAAGCTTCTGGCTTAGTCTTTCGATGAGAAAAACAGTCAGAGAGATCCTCAAGTCTAACGTTAGAAAAACTAATTGCGCACCTGTACAAACCGTATTACTTCATATCAAAGGCGTACGAGCCGCCTACACTGCAACTCACAATGGTTAGCAGCACGCCAGAACAACTAACTAAGATAAAAAGAAAGCAAACAGCTGTACCGAAGTACAAACATCAAACCAATAAAGACAGTTACATATGTTTGTGCACGATGAAGCAATTGACTACTGGACAACTTGGGGTTGGTTCACAAGCCACAGCCGTTTACGTAGCATGGTTCATTCAACAATGCTGGGAGTTGACAGAGAACGACTCACTCGCATACTCGCCATAAACATTTCGCTCATTCAGTCTGAATGGGCCCTTTCTAAGAAACGCTTCGAGCCACTTGTTCCCACGAATGTAAAGGCTTACAATCAGTCCTTCCGGATCTGCCGGTTTCACAATACAAACATTGCTGTGCGTCTGATACAGAGAGATTATCGACCTGGTGCAAACTGGCACGTTGTGTTGCATCACatgtttagggtttaggcCAGCCtagtttctgtcttcttcaacAGGGGAGATTCGGTAACTTGGGGGCACAAGCAGCTGCCAAAAAAGGTCAACAGTGGCGTGCTCAGACGCAAAGTACTGGACTCCTACAC includes these proteins:
- a CDS encoding cell-cycle-associated protein kinase DYRK2, putative (encoded by transcript TGME49_283480~Gene product name based on ToxoDB Community Expert Annotation. Predicted member of protein kinase subfamily CMGC;DYRK;DYRK2, (PMID:22047078).), producing the protein MDFQDLAETSKGDRCSEHSPPLQAGQVARVPSTQGRSSSSVLPVDDTFRNIQADAHQTQFFPAAFPLVQAERSVSWNENSPSVKFDTRNLPQQSVARWKGFPSFSSSNCVRKLRVSCDTPALNSSEPSPAPGKRNEARADIQDEVATGMTETQRPPDYDQTHDPFMPVNGEGSAGIAEEFTPRGTDKAPSPSTTTSGVCGSASAFSCPQFSIAAGSACCTFSPFKPLGTSTSIRFAKCISNASTSCTLSGETSQRNRRDSAPHSLLDLGKNFCGGSLQSACDACRSAGFRPLLRRTSTAQTKSAPLPEVPARASSFPDPRRDATEHVSTAVGCRLSSSSSTTAAMSNLLSSDSLSQMPHTSCREVSGSDNESSSCEQGFMKGGQKDIVTLCRSRQQRGDAFRGSVISTVQWNISADSPETLVCRGRQTETEASSIRPAAPGVSLVASRQSDKGFTTSQQRIRHVSVTKSPKLMENNRFSASPQQMFVRHLPCQSVPSILRLDSGAPRQQENALGEQNASPLGISETPPQSPCIRRSCSAKAHTTHRVGFSRCERCVVGSEAQREQAFSYKAHPYCHYKKPCRENSKRTECVNSQETIQRQTGAPWPNLGVPGYSTSGVAADDTSRSLSQVAPDSWCVWKLNARTTGTNVHGNSKTFAVHEEPDPHQCGTGYKQLPITGEELVRKHSDWLTEFEKTEALEFREVWYWGRSRKAPAGDSVKAKDCHNNGFDDSRGDYLASLGDHVNYRFEMIAALGRGSFGQVFRAFDHKTGGCVALKIVRNKKHFHVQGCVEVRTLQKLLQNDKDDKGNVIHMKEHFIFRNHLIITFELLNMNLYEFLKRNTFKGLSSLAIRSIGIQLLQALRLLKRQQIVHCDLKPENIVLKNQLKSSIKVIDFGSSCPEGEMPYSYIQSRFYRSPEVLLGLSYGCPIDIWSLGCILAELQTGHPLFAGENETDQTDDVHFVDFIRECLQWDPFQRITPEQALQHEWIKQFKTLRQQKQRESGEYQRCN
- a CDS encoding Kazal-type serine protease inhibitor domain-containing protein (encoded by transcript TGME49_283470~Signal peptide predicted by SignalP 2.0 HMM (probability 0.763) with cleavage site probability 0.615 at residue 24) produces the protein MNRPLKKVACIILLGKGYLCAGRAQVLDEFGENAYNDVYEGECDCPPDIHIVCGRNGQEYINPCYAMCDGTTVDAAGHCATFQLHELL